The nucleotide sequence acgTAACGCTCTGCGTCTCAGGAGGGACTTTTGCATAAGTTCGAGGATGGAGCAGAAACTTCTCAACACCTCTTCTAAACTTCAATTGGTGTCCCTCGCGACACTGGAAATGCAGCAGCGGTGTGAAATCTTCAGTTCAGTGTCACAATCACCTTTgatttaaactgaaaaacagacattttcatcacgtaccCGACTGACAATCACTCCGATCTCCACATGAAGCCGATTCTACCGAGCGACAATGACCGAACTCCAGTACGACAACAGATAGCAACCAGCTTCCACCTCCCCTTGTTATATTCCCcagaacataatttacagtctCGTACCTTTATCTTTCTCATTAAAGGTGCAGTAAGCCATAAATTGAACTAAAATATCAAACTGAATACAACAAGGTAGTATGCTATTGATGAAATTGTCACTGTCTCATTAATTAATCTGATGTGATTAGCAACGAACCACTATAAATTGACTGTAAGAGTATGAGTATGTATGCAATCTATAAATATGGAAATATCCACACATTTTAATAGGAGAAACAATGAAAagtaatgagtgtgtgtgtgtgtgttttggtaaGACTGGAATGGTAATGGGTTGGGAGGAATAACTAAACCTGTATTAGTGTAAATGTAATGTACTTTGTGTACTTTGTGCCTGGGGCCCGCTGTAAGCTTGGGTAGCTTCTTGGGAGTTCccttttacaaacacaaatgaattaCACTCTTGTAAATTATCTTGTTGCAATTATATTTGTGAATAAAcagaattgattgattgattgattgactgtaaatgattaaaatcattccctttttttttcacctaaaACTGAGGAGACGTTCCCTTCAGACAGTCCGTCGTCTTTGTCAagtttattaattttttttttcccccaaaatgaGTTGTTCCAccttcagtgggcggggctagaccgtcacacttcctgtttccagagccaatcataaGCGAGTACTTACTGCACCTTGAACAGTACAGAATGACGTGGCCCGGGTCGTACCGGCGAACGCCATGCGGAATCGGCTCGGTATCTTTCAAGTTACTActtcactgaactcctgtttacagTTGATGCGCGCCTCATCGGTTTATGTTAGCATCTTAGGTTTATGCTCAACTGTATTGCTAGCATGCGGATGTTAGCCTGCGGTTGGTTCTGCCCGACAGGTTTGGTTTTTTGCTGAAGTTAACGAGTGAGTCGGTTTGACTCCATGGTTTAAATGAGAGTTTTGTCTCTCAGAAAGCAAGCCAGGAAGCAGAACATCACGTTCCACGATAACGGCACCGTGTCGTACCTGGAGTACCGGCGGTACTTCTTCGAACCCTCCATGTCCGTGGGCAGCGAGGAGGACGTCGTCACCATCCCCAACATGCTGGTCCTGGTGAGAACTTCGACTCTCTGACGCCCCCGTCTGGCTCGGTGGCTCCCTCGCTCGTtgggtatgtttttttttttttttaaaaaaaggtttgttttgcCACCAGGGGGCGTCGGTGATGATGGAGAACCTTCCGTTCGCCGTGCGGCTGCTCATCAGCTCCACCTTCAAGACCTTCAAAGAGGGGCCCTTCCTCACCAAGAAGGTGGGGGAGCTGATGTGGGGCTACGACAGCGGCCTGGTGGAATTCCTCAATAAATACCTGCCCGGCATGCTGCCCTCTTCGGGGAAGTTCGGACTCTTCACCGAGGTGAGTGATTTATCCCGAGGAACCCGCAGGAATGTGAAGGAGCCTCACAGATTCACTCCTGCTGCTTTACGATTTGTTGActgaagctgaaaaacaaaaatgttcctCGAGTGGTGAGGAGCGGCAGATCGTCTAACCCAGAGAGAAGCTTGAGCGTCCTACTCTTCATGAATACTTTGGAAACGATGTTGTGATCCTTTCCCGACGCAGTTCAATAACTCCAACACGGGGCTGTTCACCATCCACACCGGCAAGGACGACATCAGGAAGGTGCACCAGGTGGACTCCTGGAACGGCCTGAAGGAGGTgaggcggcggggcggcggcggggtggCATTTCCACTCCAGAACGTGGTCGACGGAGCGGCTGACTCTCTGCTCTCCTCGCTCACAGCTCAGCTACTGGAAGACGCCCCAGGCCAACATGATCAACGGCACGGCTGGCCAGATGTGGCCTCCTTTCATGACCAAAGAGACCACCTTGCCCTTCTACAGCCCGGACGCCTGCAGGTAggacctcttcctcctccctcctcctcctctgagtgggTGTGGTCAGCGTCTCCTCCCCTCCCGTCCTCAGGTCCCTTGAGCTGGTGTACGAGCGGCCGGGCGTGATGGAGGGCATCCCGCTGTATCGCTACGTCGCGCCCAAGACCATGTTCGCCAACGGGTCGACCTACGCCCCCAACGAGGGCTTCTGCCCCTGCAGGCAGTCCGGCCTGCTCAACGTCAGCACCTGCCGCTACAGTGAGTCCCGCCTCCTCGCTGCAGACCAGATCGCTTCGTCTTCTGACTCCTCTGCCGACCGCTCAGGGAAAAGAGTTTAATAAGAGATCTTCAATCGTTAAGTCTCGTAATCGTTACTGATGTCgagttttcatcatttatttatggAGCCATACTTTAGTCAGGATAGTTTTAGCACTTCTTTTGGTGAAAATAGTAATAAGTTCTAAAATCCCTCATTTTAACCACTTTGTTGATGCTTCAAAATTCAAATGTTGGATGGATTGTTGGAGAAAACTCAATGTTGGTTGTAGCAGTTGTACCTCGGAGAGCCTGTGAATGAcggcgctcctcttcctcatcctcctcctcttcctcctcctcctctcagactctCCTGTCTTCATCTCTCATCCTCACTTCTTCAACGCCGATCCGGTGCTGCTGGACTTCGTTCAGGGTCTCAATCCCACTGAGGAGCAGCATGGCCTCTTCATCGACATCCACccggtgagcacacacacacacacacacacacacacacagagctaaCAGCATCACATGAAGTTGTTGGCTCCACTAAAGGGTAGATATTTTACCAAAACTCCTGCTAACTGGAAGAAGAGCATCTTATGGATTGATGCTGTCCTTCATGTTATGAAGAGGTCTAACTTTCTCTGTCCTTCCGACAAAGTTAGCTTTAATATTAGCGTCCACTTCTGTCTTGTGAACACACTTGTGCTCCTCTTACAGCCGTTTGGAGTTATTTGGTATGATCATTTCTATGATGTAGAAATGATCAGTGATAAAATGTTGTGTCTGCATACTGTTGGAAGCACATAGAAATGAATGATAAGTGGCCCCAGGATTGAACCATGAGGAACTCCACATGGAATTTAGTTTTTCTTATAGAGCTGAAGTCATGAAACCCTGTTTTTAATTGAAGCCACTCAGTCCGTCCATTTAGTATTCCAGAAATCTAGTTTTCTCGTTTGTGCTGAGCTTCTTCTGaggtgcgtgtgcgtgtgcgtgcgtgtgtgtgtattggcaCCGAATGGGAAGCTGGTGAACCTTGACAGCTGCTGATTGTGATCAGAGGTGGACAGATTGCTTATCACGCTTGTTTTATAATTAAGTGTCACGGTCAACTGGACAAAGAACAAAACATGACTTGGCCTTTTGTCAGCAATGCTTCAAGCTCACCAGAAACTATTTTTAGTGAGGGTTATAAGAGCTTCTATCTTAATCTGATTGACAAGcaactgtgaaaacaaaaccCCCGTTCCTGCTCAGCTGATCTGTTCCATCCGATGTGACTCACTGTTGATTATACACTACTGGTCAAAAGTTAGACCCCCAAACAAATTCTAAGCTTCAACAGATGAACACACTCGTGCCTTTCTTCACACAGTGGACATGAAACGTTCTTCCAGCTCAGCAGTTGTATTTTCCTGAGCTTTCACTGTTCAGTCCAGCTCGATGGGTTGTAGGTCTGCAGACTGTGCTCCACTCCATGCTTTCAAgctcaccttcttcttcttctcccctgATGGGACCCTGTCATAGCTAGGGCTTATCTTTTGGGTCATTATCTTGAAGAAGGACAAAGCCTTGACCCAGTAGACACATACCAGAGGGGATGGAAGGGTGACCAGAGGGTACTGTCCATACGAGAGGGTACCATGGGGTTACTGTCCATACGAGAGGGTACCACAGGGTACTGTCCATACGAGAGGATACCACAGGGAGAGGGTGACCAGAGGGTACTGTCCATACGAGAGGGTACCACGGGGTTACTGTCCATACGAGAGGGTACCACAGGGTACTGTCCATACGAGAGGGTACCACAGGGAGAGGGTGACCAGAGGGTACTGTCTATACGAGAGGGTACCACAGGGAGAGGGTGACCAGAGGGTACTGTCTATACGAGAGGGTACCACAGGGAGAGGGTGACCAGAGGGTACTGTCCATACGAGAGGGTACCACAGGGAGAGGGTGACCAGAGGGTACTGTCCATACGAGAGGGTACCACAGGGAGAGGGTGACCAGAGGGTACTGTCCATACGAGAGGGTACTGTCCGTACCACAGGGTACCACGGGGATACTGTCCATACTAGGTGGTATTGCCTTGCACTGCAGAATGTCTTGGTTCCGGGAGTCTCTCACTCAGTGCAGGCCATTGACCCTGGATCCAGTAGAAGAGCCCTTGCCCCGTTGGACAGTTGATATCACACACTGGCAGTGgctttcttcctgcagctggtCCCGTCAAGCCTGAAGCTCCAAGTCATCTCTTCACAGTGAACACTGGGACTCACTGGATCAATCACCTGTCTAACAAGCTGTTAACTCCCAGAAACCTGTCTTGTGGTTCTGTTGTGGCCAGGATGCTTCTGAGTGTCTTTTTAATGGGGACAGAAACCAAAGACCAACACCTTGACTTTCTCTGGATTTCTCTGGAGGAAGGAGCTTTCTCAGTCTTTCTTCCATTAATTGTCTTGTCAACATTTTAATGATAGGACACAACTTTGTGTTGGTTGAGTATTCAGGAGGGTCTGGCACCAGTGTGTTCCGTCATTGCTTTTATGTCGACAGAGGTCATTGTGCAGAAaagttggaacattttcaaggCTTGATTGACCACCGTTGGTGA is from Salarias fasciatus chromosome 7 unlocalized genomic scaffold, fSalaFa1.1 super_scaffold_4, whole genome shotgun sequence and encodes:
- the scarb1 gene encoding scavenger receptor class B member 1 isoform X3, with product MAVKKSRVAVGFIVAGVLAVTFGIVMIFVGPIIIDDQIVKNTVIDPSNDLSYTMWKDLPVPFFMSVYFFNVLNPQEILNGEKPMVEQRGPYVYRKQARKQNITFHDNGTVSYLEYRRYFFEPSMSVGSEEDVVTIPNMLVLGASVMMENLPFAVRLLISSTFKTFKEGPFLTKKVGELMWGYDSGLVEFLNKYLPGMLPSSGKFGLFTEFNNSNTGLFTIHTGKDDIRKVHQVDSWNGLKELSYWKTPQANMINGTAGQMWPPFMTKETTLPFYSPDACRSLELVYERPGVMEGIPLYRYVAPKTMFANGSTYAPNEGFCPCRQSGLLNVSTCRYNSPVFISHPHFFNADPVLLDFVQGLNPTEEQHGLFIDIHPETGVPLNVSIRLQLNLYMKRVSGITETGKISEVVMPMLWFEERGYIDGPILSTFYTSLVVLPTVMEVLQYSFIALGLATIVVAVVVYRRLKAFSNEPVKHNFETQEKSIMGNPEK
- the scarb1 gene encoding scavenger receptor class B member 1 isoform X1, with the protein product MAVKKSRVAVGFIVAGVLAVTFGIVMIFVGPIIIDDQIVKNTVIDPSNDLSYTMWKDLPVPFFMSVYFFNVLNPQEILNGEKPMVEQRGPYVYRKQARKQNITFHDNGTVSYLEYRRYFFEPSMSVGSEEDVVTIPNMLVLGASVMMENLPFAVRLLISSTFKTFKEGPFLTKKVGELMWGYDSGLVEFLNKYLPGMLPSSGKFGLFTEFNNSNTGLFTIHTGKDDIRKVHQVDSWNGLKELSYWKTPQANMINGTAGQMWPPFMTKETTLPFYSPDACRSLELVYERPGVMEGIPLYRYVAPKTMFANGSTYAPNEGFCPCRQSGLLNVSTCRYNSPVFISHPHFFNADPVLLDFVQGLNPTEEQHGLFIDIHPETGVPLNVSIRLQLNLYMKRVSGITETGKISEVVMPMLWFEERGYIDGPILSTFYTSLVVLPTVMEVLQYSFIALGLATIVVAVVVYRRLKASGTAALSNAEAFSNEPVKHNFETQEKSIMGNPEK
- the scarb1 gene encoding scavenger receptor class B member 1 isoform X2, whose product is MAVKKSRVAVGFIVAGVLAVTFGIVMIFVGPIIIDDQIVKNTVIDPSNDLSYTMWKDLPVPFFMSVYFFNVLNPQEILNGEKPMVEQRGPYVYRKQARKQNITFHDNGTVSYLEYRRYFFEPSMSVGSEEDVVTIPNMLVLGASVMMENLPFAVRLLISSTFKTFKEGPFLTKKVGELMWGYDSGLVEFLNKYLPGMLPSSGKFGLFTEFNNSNTGLFTIHTGKDDIRKVHQVDSWNGLKELSYWKTPQANMINGTAGQMWPPFMTKETTLPFYSPDACRSLELVYERPGVMEGIPLYRYVAPKTMFANGSTYAPNEGFCPCRQSGLLNVSTCRYNSPVFISHPHFFNADPVLLDFVQGLNPTEEQHGLFIDIHPETGVPLNVSIRLQLNLYMKRVSGITETGKISEVVMPMLWFEERGYIDGPILSTFYTSLVVLPTVMEVLQYSFIALGLATIVVAVVVYRRLKKNNVAGGAAPNRNSSTWAEEDDNDEEDPLLRDTN